The following proteins come from a genomic window of Papilio machaon chromosome 7, ilPapMach1.1, whole genome shotgun sequence:
- the LOC106712646 gene encoding radial spoke head 1 homolog, giving the protein MPEMKGERGEDEDTIGIYVGGRNIEGERHGEGWAVLPNGDFYQGCYCRGLRNGKGLYVFKNGARYEGEWRRAMKYGVGQMTYPDGSRYEGDWRYDLKQGFGAYYYPNGDIYEGAWFKGKRHGLGTYFYAEYQVKFMGTWVDGVIEGPGQIMYPRVRFHGSWFKGMPKGPGCFVFDTNCMQHGFYELIKDPKYEEYGEHEEEKEEKEEKEGKFEGEEEVEVDETAGKISVWRARNVTAYLAEFLPPEPVPLPVHDSVPSLTHESVSTELMQFEPPTLASEHEADDNDSWLLHRQQFIEEAEQKE; this is encoded by the exons ATGCCCGAAATGAAAGGAGAACGAGGCGAAGATGAGGATACTATTGGC ATATACGTCGGAGGTAGAAACATTGAAGGCGAAAGACACGGCGAGGGTTGGGCTGTGCTGCCGAACGGCGACTTCTACCAGGGCTGTTACTGCCGCGGACTCAGGAATGGGAAGGGCTTGTATGTATTCAAAAACGGTGCGCGCTACGAAG gtgAATGGCGTCGTGCGATGAAGTACGGCGTTGGGCAAATGACGTATCCTGACGGGTCCCGTTACGAAGGCGATTGGAGATATGACTTGAAGCAAGGCTTCGGAGCATACTACTACCCTAACGGCGACATTTACGAAGGGGCGTGGTTCAAAGGCAAGCGCCACGGACTGGGAACATATTTCTACGCAGAGTACCAAGTTAAATTCATGGGAACGTGGGTGGACGGTGTTATAGAAGGGCCAGGCCAGATCATGTACCCTCGGGTTCGGTTCCACGGCTCATGGTTTAAAGGTATGCCAAAAGGACCTGGCTGTTTCGTATTCGATACAAATTGCATGCAACACGGATTCTACGAGCTGATCAAAGACCCAAAATATGAGGAGTACGGTGAACACGAAGAAGAAAAGGAGGAAAAAGAAGAGAAAGAAGGGAAATTTGAAGGCGAGGAAGAGGTAGAAGTAGACGAAACAGCgg GTAAGATATCAGTGTGGCGCGCGCGCAACGTAACTGCGTACCTGGCGGAGTTCTTACCGCCGGAGCCGGTACCGCTGCCAGTGCACGACTCGGTGCCGTCTCTTACGCACGAGAGCGTCAGCACCGAGCTGATGCAGTTCGAACCACCCACCTTGGCTTCTGAGCACGAGGCTGACGATAACGACTCGTGGTTGCTGCATCGACAGCAGTTCATTGAAGAGGCGGAGCAGAAAGAGTAA
- the LOC106712663 gene encoding protein dpy-30 homolog, translated as MSETSTTAIQAPKDEQPSTKIPDSIKKVIAMEKDNETNANRKSRIDLNALPTRQYLDQTVVPILLQGLSALAKERPPDPISYLAAYLLKNKNTFENNNAGANNNATPNSQT; from the exons ATGTCAGAAACCTCCACAACAGCGATTCAAGCCCCTAAGGACGAACAGCCGTCAACCAAAATACCTGATTCTATAAag AAAGTTATTGCCATGGAAAAAGACAATGAAACGAATGCTAATCGAAAATCAAGAATTGATCTCAATGCACTGCCTACACGCCAATACCTCGACCAAACAGTTGTTCCTATATTATTACAAGGACTATCAGCTTTGGCTAAAGAGAGGCCGCCAGATCCTATCAGTTATTTAGCTGCTTATCtacttaagaataaaaatacatttgaaaataacaatgcTGGAGCCAACAACAATGCAACACCAAATTCACAAAcatag
- the LOC106712654 gene encoding coiled-coil domain-containing protein 85C-A, protein MTVRESAATTMSISQNAGQFNKQKQQAAAKQGSESITYPPRYHPPPSTAGQKVTSVEATAKEFKPPYVGKPTDPNKIVYPPGAHSAIPGPYQVGPYPHLKYPQGYPTGYPIPPAALRVLRPGGEIITKAIVHEPVEATTRARSADEAQRAQRNLEEEQIHRRSADMLKFTKRIEPEGPRASTDQRRQLQSLLDEIKALKEANRRLSEDNQELRDLCCFLDDDRQKGRKLAREWQRFGRYTASVMRQEVSAYQSKLRELDDKQQELIRDNLELKELCLYLDEERERSTCVNCGRAAGRERDDGDGSSGGTNAEETPRSAPAPAPPLTHPQLAERTVQYVRDLEQKVRRLEAEKGVGSGFNERPEAVVRALQVLEVRERVERERRRPAPDLDTGEQALVREMCNVVWGKLEDAPPQAPQR, encoded by the coding sequence ATGACAGTCCGCGAATCGGCTGCAACTACGATGTCAATCAGTCAGAACGCCGGACAGTTTAACAAGCAGAAACAGCAAGCGGCGGCCAAGCAGGGCTCTGAATCTATCACGTATCCACCGCGCTACCATCCGCCGCCGTCCACCGCCGGCCAGAAGGTGACTTCGGTCGAGGCTACCGCCAAGGAGTTTAAACCGCCATACGTCGGGAAGCCTACCGATCCTAACAAGATTGTGTACCCTCCCGGTGCACATAGCGCAATACCCGGCCCTTATCAGGTGGGTCCATACCCGCATTTGAAATATCCGCAGGGGTACCCGACGGGCTACCCCATTCCCCCTGCGGCCCTGCGCGTGCTGCGGCCCGGCGGAGAGATCATAACGAAGGCTATTGTGCATGAGCCCGTGGAGGCGACGACGCGCGCGCGTAGCGCAGACGAGGCACAGCGGGCACAGCGTAATTTAGAAGAGGAGCAGATCCATAGGAGATCCGCTGACATGCTTAAGTTCACTAAGCGCATTGAACCCGAGGGCCCGCGAGCCTCCACCGACCAGAGGCGGCAGCTGCAGTCATTACTAGACGAAATAAAGGCACTGAAGGAGGCGAACCGCCGCCTTAGCGAGGACAACCAGGAGCTGCGCGACCTGTGCTGCTTTCTCGACGATGACCGACAAAAGGGCAGGAAGCTGGCGCGTGAGTGGCAGCGGTTCGGCAGGTACACGGCCTCAGTGATGCGGCAGGAGGTGTCTGCCTACCAGAGCAAACTCAGAGAACTGGATGATAAACAGCAGGAATTGATTCGAGACAATTTAGAATTAAAGGAGCTGTGTCTGTACCTGGACGAGGAGCGGGAGAGGAGCACCTGCGTGAACTGTGGGCGCGCGGCAGGCCGCGAGCGCGACGACGGCGACGGCAGCAGCGGCGGCACCAACGCGGAGGAAACTCCGCGTTCCGCGCCTGCACCGGCACCGCCACTCACGCACCCCCAGCTCGCCGAGCGCACCGTACAGTATGTGCGCGATCTCGAGCAAAAAGTACGGCGACTGGAAGCCGAAAAAGGAGTAGGTAGCGGATTCAATGAGAGGCCGGAGGCGGTAGTGCGCGCTCTGCAGGTGCTGGAAGTGAGAGAGCGCGTGGAGCGCGAGAGAAGAAGGCCGGCGCCAGATCTGGACACGGGAGAACAGGCTCTGGTACGAGAGATGTGTAATGTGGTGTGGGGAAAATTGGAGGACGCGCCTCCGCAGGCGCCGCAGCGTTAA